Proteins encoded in a region of the Psychromicrobium lacuslunae genome:
- a CDS encoding SRPBCC domain-containing protein — MTEVSKELIDNGLVISASFKAPRELVFRAHSESDLISQWWGPEGFPVNNSTMDFRVGGEWLYSMRSDESGEEFWSKAVYHEIVVPEKIVWTDAFCDAEGNVNTDMPQGKATVTFTEADGVTTARTEIHYPDNAQRDTVVQMGMLEGMTMTLNQLEGLLAKLQG, encoded by the coding sequence ATGACTGAAGTAAGCAAGGAACTCATCGACAACGGCCTCGTCATTAGCGCGAGCTTCAAGGCGCCGCGCGAACTGGTCTTCCGCGCTCATTCTGAGTCGGACTTGATCAGCCAGTGGTGGGGGCCGGAGGGTTTCCCGGTCAATAACTCGACGATGGATTTCCGGGTCGGCGGCGAATGGCTCTACAGCATGCGCAGCGATGAATCAGGCGAAGAGTTCTGGTCGAAGGCGGTTTATCACGAGATCGTCGTGCCGGAGAAAATCGTCTGGACCGACGCGTTCTGCGACGCCGAGGGCAATGTCAACACGGATATGCCGCAGGGCAAGGCCACCGTCACCTTCACCGAGGCCGACGGCGTGACCACCGCCCGCACCGAAATCCACTACCCGGATAACGCCCAGCGCGACACCGTGGTGCAGATGGGCATGCTGGAAGGCATGACCATGACGCTGAACCAGTTGGAAGGTTTGCTAGCCAAGCTGCAAGGCTAG
- a CDS encoding ArsR/SmtB family transcription factor → MESSKFGKYEINTERDALLDAIFSALAHPVRRGLVDLLHESDATVNELAAHFELGTPAISKHLTILEKAGLIKRTVNQQWRTCSLEPQGFLQLRDWTQHYARLWEGSWQRLDKLLNTLSSEEPQKKSAAAQEKDKDHD, encoded by the coding sequence ATGGAAAGTTCCAAGTTTGGAAAATACGAAATCAACACCGAGCGAGATGCTCTGCTTGATGCGATCTTTTCCGCCTTGGCACATCCGGTCCGCAGAGGGCTGGTTGACCTGCTACACGAGAGCGATGCAACGGTCAACGAGCTGGCTGCACACTTCGAGTTAGGCACTCCGGCCATTTCGAAGCATCTGACCATCCTGGAAAAGGCTGGCCTGATCAAAAGAACTGTTAATCAGCAATGGCGCACCTGCAGTTTGGAGCCGCAAGGTTTCCTGCAGCTTCGAGACTGGACCCAGCACTACGCCAGACTCTGGGAGGGCAGCTGGCAACGCTTAGACAAACTCCTGAATACGCTCAGCAGCGAAGAACCTCAAAAGAAATCAGCAGCAGCACAAGAAAAGGACAAGGATCATGACTGA